One region of Mucilaginibacter sp. 14171R-50 genomic DNA includes:
- a CDS encoding carboxymuconolactone decarboxylase family protein, with protein MPYIALEDHLPGITGLLEYSKGTAQPIRDLTQFLLRGPSTLTEAERELIATVVSYGNECTFCTTAHTAAADLLAGETQTAEKVKQNIETAPVSEKMRALLTIARLTGQSGKSVTADAISRAKAAGATDIEIHDTVLIAALFCLYNRYVDGLGTALPADPAYYNVLAERLVNHGYTRLPQGYDHLKK; from the coding sequence ATGCCTTATATAGCACTTGAAGATCATCTGCCGGGCATTACCGGCTTGTTAGAGTATAGCAAGGGTACTGCACAGCCTATACGCGATTTGACACAATTTTTGTTGCGAGGCCCGTCTACATTAACTGAAGCCGAACGCGAGCTTATTGCTACCGTTGTATCATACGGTAACGAATGTACTTTTTGCACAACCGCCCATACTGCGGCTGCCGACCTTTTAGCCGGCGAGACCCAAACGGCCGAAAAGGTTAAGCAAAACATTGAAACCGCGCCTGTTAGCGAAAAGATGAGGGCGCTTTTAACCATAGCCAGGTTAACCGGGCAAAGTGGTAAAAGCGTTACTGCCGATGCCATTAGCCGTGCAAAAGCGGCAGGCGCAACTGATATAGAAATACATGATACCGTTTTAATAGCAGCTTTATTTTGCCTTTACAACCGCTATGTCGACGGGCTGGGCACCGCCCTCCCTGCCGACCCGGCTTACTATAATGTTTTGGCAGAAAGGCTGGTCAACCACGGTTACACACGTTTGCCGCAAGGTTACGACCATCTTAAAAAGTAA
- a CDS encoding TonB-dependent receptor, with product MKKLLFIIMILSSAHVFAQDVKITGTVNDAAGNPVSNASINVKGKNVGTTTNSSGIFTLHTKNITLPFTLVISGLGYEQQEVQITSASQTVGASLTVKTTMLNEVVTSATRVSQSSLQSPVSIEKMGQRAIKENPSFTFYDGLQNLKGMEAVTSSLTYKQVNTRGFNSTGNSRFLQLVDGVDNQTPGLNFAVGNLFGASDLDIESAEVIPGAASALYGPVAFNGLLSIKTKDPFKYQGLAVQLKTGINHIGESAGSAKSLSDFALRYAKAFNNRFAFKLNASYLTGTDWYANDYTDISAATPVADRGPNNPRRDALNIYGDEVVSENLPGIGVVSRTGYEEKDLMNYDVYSLKLNGALHYKLTSDIEAVYQYNYGRGTASYTGSSRFDLNNFVLQTHRLELKGSNFFVRSYVVGENSHDSYNTRSLAQFINRDWVQDMSGKVVSPEDADQTWFDRYEAAFNGSAPGVTAGSHTAARGFADQGRFLPGTPAFENAKDAAIHNYGLSGAGVFSNSKFYHTDAQYDFSKAIKVFELLAGGSFRKYAMFTNGSLFDDKTNKIKINEYGSFLQAGKKLLDDNLKLTASIRYDKNENFKGSFTPRFSAVYTVAKTHNFRASYQTGFRNPTPVDQFINLNVGPITILGGAPSNSANVNAYQNSFTAASVGAFGAAFGAAVGSGTPFPQAVAENKDLLVKSNVPYIKPEQQKAFEVGYKSLVNDKLLIDLNYYYSSYTDFILNTVVIDPESPVLGADGKPNVNAAMDILNSKVHAYQLYTNASDKVSAQGASMGLTYLLNKGYMVGANATLSVFNLGKANINNIAQYNTPKWSTNATFGNANVGNGYGFNVAWHWQSAFDWYGTFNGVRPGRINAYSMVDAQINKKLPRANTTIKLGGSNIFNKYISQAYGSPAVGAIYYVAVVFDSPLK from the coding sequence ATGAAAAAACTTTTATTTATAATTATGATACTTTCCTCAGCGCATGTATTTGCGCAGGATGTTAAAATAACCGGTACCGTAAATGATGCCGCCGGTAACCCTGTTAGCAATGCCAGTATTAACGTTAAAGGTAAAAATGTCGGCACTACCACAAATTCAAGCGGTATTTTTACCCTGCATACTAAAAATATCACGCTTCCATTTACCCTGGTAATTTCGGGCCTCGGCTACGAGCAGCAGGAAGTCCAGATAACGTCGGCTTCGCAAACTGTGGGCGCCTCGCTTACGGTAAAGACAACCATGCTTAACGAGGTTGTTACTTCGGCTACAAGGGTAAGCCAAAGCAGCTTGCAATCGCCTGTAAGTATCGAAAAAATGGGTCAGCGGGCTATAAAGGAAAACCCATCGTTCACTTTTTATGATGGTTTGCAAAACCTGAAAGGTATGGAAGCCGTTACCAGCAGCTTAACATATAAGCAAGTAAATACCCGTGGCTTTAACAGCACCGGCAACTCCAGATTTTTACAACTGGTAGATGGGGTGGATAACCAAACCCCGGGTCTTAACTTTGCCGTAGGTAACTTGTTTGGTGCATCAGATCTTGATATCGAATCGGCTGAGGTTATTCCCGGCGCGGCATCGGCCCTTTACGGCCCGGTTGCATTCAATGGCTTGTTATCAATAAAAACCAAAGACCCTTTTAAATACCAGGGCCTTGCGGTACAGCTAAAAACAGGTATAAACCACATAGGCGAATCCGCTGGCAGCGCCAAAAGCCTCAGCGACTTTGCCCTGCGTTATGCAAAGGCATTTAACAACCGCTTTGCCTTTAAGCTTAATGCATCGTACCTCACCGGGACCGATTGGTATGCTAATGATTACACTGATATCAGCGCCGCTACCCCTGTTGCTGACCGTGGGCCTAACAATCCGCGCCGCGATGCATTAAATATTTATGGAGATGAAGTGGTGTCTGAAAATTTGCCGGGTATAGGCGTGGTATCGCGTACCGGTTATGAAGAAAAGGATTTAATGAACTACGATGTTTACAGCCTGAAGCTTAACGGCGCGCTGCACTATAAACTAACCAGTGATATCGAGGCTGTTTATCAGTATAATTATGGTCGTGGTACTGCCAGCTACACGGGCAGCAGCAGGTTCGACCTGAACAACTTTGTGCTGCAAACGCACCGTTTAGAATTAAAAGGCAGTAACTTTTTTGTACGCAGCTACGTAGTTGGTGAAAACTCGCACGATTCTTACAACACCCGGTCGCTCGCTCAGTTCATTAACCGCGATTGGGTACAGGATATGAGCGGTAAAGTAGTATCGCCGGAAGATGCAGACCAAACATGGTTCGATCGGTACGAGGCAGCGTTTAACGGTTCGGCGCCGGGCGTAACAGCGGGCAGCCATACCGCAGCCCGCGGTTTTGCAGACCAGGGCAGGTTTTTACCAGGCACCCCTGCGTTTGAGAATGCCAAAGACGCAGCTATCCACAACTATGGCTTAAGCGGGGCAGGTGTGTTTAGTAACAGCAAATTTTACCATACTGATGCACAGTATGATTTTTCAAAAGCCATTAAGGTTTTTGAGCTTTTAGCTGGCGGCAGCTTCCGCAAATACGCTATGTTTACTAACGGCAGCTTGTTTGATGATAAAACCAATAAAATAAAGATCAACGAGTACGGGTCGTTTTTACAGGCTGGTAAAAAACTGCTGGATGATAATCTTAAACTTACGGCATCTATCCGTTACGATAAGAACGAGAACTTTAAAGGCAGTTTTACACCTCGTTTTTCGGCGGTATACACAGTTGCTAAAACCCATAATTTCAGGGCCTCATATCAAACCGGTTTCCGCAACCCAACTCCTGTAGATCAATTCATAAACCTGAATGTTGGACCTATTACCATACTGGGCGGTGCGCCAAGCAACAGCGCCAATGTAAATGCATATCAAAACTCTTTTACAGCCGCATCGGTAGGTGCATTTGGAGCAGCCTTTGGAGCGGCTGTTGGCAGCGGTACACCTTTTCCGCAAGCCGTTGCCGAAAACAAGGACCTGCTTGTTAAATCAAATGTGCCTTATATAAAGCCTGAGCAGCAAAAGGCCTTTGAAGTAGGTTATAAAAGCCTGGTAAACGATAAGCTTTTGATCGACCTGAATTATTATTACAGCAGCTATACCGACTTTATTTTGAATACAGTTGTTATTGACCCCGAAAGCCCTGTATTGGGCGCCGATGGTAAACCTAATGTAAATGCGGCTATGGACATATTAAATAGTAAAGTGCACGCCTACCAGCTTTATACCAACGCTTCTGATAAGGTATCGGCGCAGGGTGCAAGTATGGGCCTAACTTATTTGCTTAACAAAGGCTACATGGTGGGGGCAAATGCCACCTTATCGGTGTTTAACCTGGGCAAGGCAAATATCAACAACATTGCACAATACAACACCCCAAAATGGAGTACTAATGCAACTTTTGGCAACGCTAATGTTGGCAACGGCTACGGCTTTAATGTGGCATGGCACTGGCAAAGCGCCTTTGACTGGTATGGCACCTTTAATGGTGTAAGGCCGGGCCGTATAAACGCTTACTCGATGGTTGATGCGCAGATAAACAAAAAATTGCCGCGTGCAAATACTACCATCAAACTTGGCGGCAGCAACATATTTAACAAATACATATCGCAGGCTTATGGCTCGCCTGCCGTTGGTGCTATTTACTATGTAGCTGTTGTTTTTGACAGCCCTTTGAAATAA
- a CDS encoding MFS transporter, which produces MSVYLPVVLKDLQGDIKPDQVDGVSGLINALFIYGWAIGGFTWGIVSDRMGRKKALLSSIVCYGVFTVLTGMMQQWTGVMVCRFMSGFGVGGEMVIAMTFISEIWPEKSKAIMIGILSIAFPIGIFGAGAINIITPVWRHGFLIGIVPLAMALIGLFVITESPQWASHKQSAQLSANGSIFSSANRGELIIGSLVFGTMLIGLWAIFSWLPTWIQSLTTGDAAKQRGLSMMFMGMGGLTGGFFSGWLVNLIGLRRSMILCFGVCTALSFILFKTNTVISNMVFVEIAIMALFFGASQGVLSAYIPQLFHTGIRATATGFCFNIGRLFTATAVLFIGVLVTSLGGYGNAIFLFSLVFVLGFLVVIFMPRKAQNTPYKA; this is translated from the coding sequence ATGTCGGTTTATCTCCCTGTGGTTCTAAAAGACCTGCAGGGAGATATTAAACCGGACCAGGTTGATGGTGTTAGCGGCCTTATAAATGCCTTGTTTATTTATGGCTGGGCAATTGGCGGTTTTACCTGGGGCATCGTCAGCGACCGTATGGGCCGGAAAAAAGCATTACTTAGTTCAATTGTTTGCTACGGCGTTTTTACCGTGTTAACCGGTATGATGCAGCAATGGACAGGAGTGATGGTTTGCCGCTTTATGAGTGGCTTTGGCGTTGGCGGCGAAATGGTAATAGCCATGACCTTTATATCAGAAATATGGCCCGAAAAAAGCAAAGCTATTATGATCGGCATTCTGTCAATAGCTTTCCCCATAGGTATTTTTGGTGCCGGGGCAATAAATATTATTACCCCTGTTTGGCGCCATGGATTTTTGATAGGCATTGTACCGCTGGCAATGGCCTTGATAGGGCTTTTTGTTATTACCGAATCGCCCCAATGGGCCAGCCACAAACAAAGCGCACAATTATCAGCAAATGGATCAATATTTTCATCTGCCAACAGGGGCGAACTCATTATCGGGTCACTGGTTTTTGGCACAATGCTGATAGGCCTTTGGGCAATATTTTCGTGGCTTCCAACCTGGATACAAAGCCTTACAACCGGCGATGCGGCCAAACAGCGCGGCCTTAGCATGATGTTTATGGGCATGGGCGGCCTTACCGGCGGTTTTTTTTCTGGCTGGCTGGTCAACTTAATTGGGTTACGCCGCTCCATGATACTTTGCTTTGGCGTTTGTACCGCATTGTCATTTATACTTTTTAAAACCAATACGGTTATTTCTAATATGGTTTTTGTTGAAATAGCAATTATGGCCTTGTTTTTTGGTGCAAGCCAGGGGGTGTTATCGGCGTACATCCCGCAATTGTTTCATACAGGCATACGCGCAACAGCTACAGGTTTTTGCTTTAATATAGGCCGGCTTTTTACAGCTACAGCCGTACTGTTTATAGGGGTATTGGTTACCTCTTTAGGCGGATATGGCAATGCGATTTTTTTGTTCTCGTTGGTTTTTGTATTGGGCTTTCTTGTGGTAATTTTTATGCCCCGCAAAGCTCAAAACACACCTTATAAAGCTTAG
- a CDS encoding carboxymuconolactone decarboxylase family protein: MAHINVPEGIPGIRSLVMFRPETGKHLYELAEVLLRGESPLSQADRELIAAYVSYRNECMFCMNSHAAAARCLYGEEDTTVDDVLKDMQHSGISSKMKALLNIAGKVQILGKEVKPEDIEAARAEGATDKELHDTVLIAAAFCMFNRYVDGLGSLTPTDPEAYKEMGQRMVQGYALPAKQ; encoded by the coding sequence ATGGCACATATAAACGTCCCCGAAGGTATACCCGGTATCAGGTCGCTGGTTATGTTCAGGCCCGAAACGGGTAAACACCTTTACGAGTTAGCCGAAGTTTTACTGCGTGGCGAATCGCCTTTGTCTCAAGCCGATCGCGAGTTGATAGCAGCTTATGTATCATACCGCAATGAATGCATGTTTTGCATGAATAGCCACGCTGCAGCCGCCCGATGTCTTTATGGCGAAGAGGATACTACCGTAGATGATGTGCTCAAGGACATGCAACATTCCGGCATCAGCTCAAAAATGAAAGCTTTACTAAACATTGCCGGCAAAGTACAAATATTGGGTAAAGAGGTAAAGCCCGAAGATATTGAAGCTGCCCGTGCAGAAGGAGCTACAGATAAGGAGTTGCACGATACGGTTTTAATAGCAGCGGCATTCTGCATGTTTAACAGATATGTTGATGGCCTGGGTAGCCTTACCCCAACCGACCCTGAGGCATATAAGGAAATGGGCCAACGCATGGTACAGGGTTACGCATTACCGGCAAAACAATAA
- a CDS encoding carboxymuconolactone decarboxylase family protein, whose translation MAYIQLNNDLPGIRGLMAYRPETEKPLNALAEVLLRDDNNTLSRGERELIATYVSYLNDCFFCQNVHGSIAGFYLNCNIEQIDQIKADFSGADLSPKMKAFLNIAAKVQTGGKNVTEDDIAKARETGATDTEIHDVVLIAAAFCMFNRYVDGLGTWAPQDRQFYINRAPQRAQEGYQSSVYK comes from the coding sequence ATGGCATATATCCAATTAAATAATGATTTGCCCGGGATACGCGGCCTGATGGCCTACCGCCCGGAAACTGAAAAACCCTTGAACGCCCTTGCTGAAGTTTTGCTGCGCGACGACAATAACACGTTGAGCCGTGGAGAACGAGAGCTGATAGCCACATATGTATCATACTTAAACGACTGCTTTTTTTGCCAGAATGTACACGGTTCTATCGCTGGTTTTTACCTTAATTGTAATATAGAACAGATAGATCAAATTAAAGCAGATTTTAGCGGGGCCGATCTGTCGCCAAAAATGAAAGCCTTTTTAAATATTGCTGCAAAAGTGCAAACGGGTGGTAAAAACGTTACAGAGGATGACATAGCCAAAGCGCGCGAAACCGGTGCCACAGATACCGAAATACACGATGTGGTATTGATAGCCGCCGCCTTTTGCATGTTTAACCGCTATGTTGACGGTTTGGGTACCTGGGCACCGCAAGACAGGCAATTCTACATAAACAGGGCCCCGCAGCGCGCGCAGGAAGGTTATCAATCAAGCGTATATAAATAA
- a CDS encoding CRTAC1 family protein, with translation MKIKIMLTVLVLVAFGFTLVINNRSTSHKEMIKILESIKQKNNNILNPFYAEPKIAYLDSFIEANPGVQDRELLATKGSLLLEVGKEQQAVEQYEQIMNKLDFMTTDEVMVDAGIAYMRLGERTNCMLNHTGSSCIFPIKDDGVHIIKTGSGKAIETYKTLLKINPKDLESRWLINIAYMTLGQYPQGVPADVLIPGLNSNNTTDVKPFKDIAKSLGLNINGRAGGVVIDDFNNDGYLDIVTSGWDLSDPMHYFQNNRNGTFSDVTEQSNLNGITGGLNVQQTDYNNDGNIDLFVLRGAWLDKGFGNQPSSLLRNNGDGTFTDVTKDSGLLFFYPTQAATWADFNNDGWLDVFIGTESLNNIDNTQSFCMLYINNHDGTFTNIAKAAHCDISAFVKGVTSADFDNDGWMDVFISTMNGKKYLLKNKGKKGAVIDFEDVTEHAGIAKNTERTFTTWFYDYNNDGWQDIIVCDYKFDRALAYYCAAEALGKPVPFAGNVFLYRNDRNGTFTDVTKEAGLDKVVYSMGANFGDIDNDGYPDMYFGTGNPDFRSLVPNKMFHNIGGNRFDDITTASRMGNLQKGHGIAFADLRNNGKQDIFAEMGGAYIGDSYTSSLYLNPGNNNNWISLKLIGVKSNKAAIGSHIKLTFSENGVKRSVYKDVNSGGSFGSSPLKQEIGIGKTTVISEIEITWAGSGTIQRFKNVLPNQFLQITEGDNRYSVNKLAKLTFMDKSAPFCMPVNAKIK, from the coding sequence ATGAAAATAAAGATCATGCTTACCGTTTTGGTGCTTGTGGCCTTTGGCTTTACACTTGTTATAAACAATCGATCTACCTCTCATAAAGAGATGATCAAAATATTGGAGTCTATTAAGCAGAAAAACAACAATATTTTAAACCCCTTTTATGCCGAGCCAAAAATTGCGTATCTGGATTCATTTATAGAAGCGAACCCGGGTGTGCAGGACCGGGAACTGCTAGCAACCAAGGGGTCGCTTTTATTGGAGGTTGGCAAAGAGCAACAAGCCGTAGAACAATACGAGCAGATAATGAACAAACTTGATTTTATGACTACCGACGAGGTGATGGTTGATGCAGGGATAGCCTATATGCGATTAGGCGAACGCACCAACTGTATGCTAAATCATACCGGCTCATCCTGCATTTTTCCGATAAAGGACGATGGTGTGCACATCATCAAAACCGGATCAGGTAAAGCAATTGAAACTTATAAGACCCTTCTGAAAATTAACCCGAAAGACCTTGAATCGAGATGGTTGATCAATATTGCTTACATGACACTTGGGCAATACCCCCAGGGTGTACCGGCGGATGTATTGATCCCGGGCCTTAACAGCAACAATACAACAGATGTAAAGCCCTTTAAAGATATTGCTAAAAGCTTAGGCCTTAATATTAACGGCCGTGCGGGCGGTGTGGTGATAGACGATTTTAACAATGACGGCTACCTGGATATTGTGACATCGGGATGGGATCTGAGCGACCCGATGCATTACTTTCAAAATAACAGGAACGGAACATTTAGCGATGTTACCGAACAAAGTAATTTAAATGGTATTACGGGCGGGCTTAATGTGCAGCAAACCGATTATAATAACGATGGCAATATTGACCTGTTTGTATTACGCGGCGCTTGGCTTGATAAAGGATTTGGCAATCAGCCCAGTTCGTTACTGCGTAACAATGGCGACGGTACTTTTACAGATGTTACCAAGGACAGCGGTTTGTTGTTTTTTTACCCTACACAGGCGGCTACATGGGCCGATTTTAACAACGATGGCTGGCTTGATGTTTTTATAGGCACCGAAAGCTTAAATAATATTGATAACACCCAATCATTTTGCATGCTATACATCAATAATCACGATGGCACTTTTACCAATATTGCAAAGGCTGCGCACTGTGACATAAGCGCTTTTGTAAAAGGTGTTACCTCGGCCGATTTTGATAATGATGGCTGGATGGATGTGTTCATATCTACCATGAACGGTAAAAAGTATCTGCTTAAAAATAAAGGGAAAAAAGGTGCTGTTATCGATTTTGAAGATGTAACAGAACATGCGGGCATAGCTAAAAATACCGAACGCACCTTTACCACCTGGTTTTATGATTATAATAATGATGGCTGGCAGGATATTATAGTTTGCGATTATAAGTTCGACCGCGCCTTGGCGTACTACTGTGCCGCGGAAGCCCTGGGGAAACCGGTGCCTTTTGCGGGAAACGTGTTTTTGTACAGAAACGACCGTAACGGAACATTTACCGACGTTACCAAAGAAGCCGGCCTTGATAAAGTAGTTTACAGCATGGGCGCTAATTTCGGCGACATTGATAATGACGGCTACCCGGATATGTATTTCGGAACCGGCAACCCTGATTTTCGCTCACTGGTGCCAAATAAGATGTTTCATAATATCGGCGGTAATAGGTTTGATGATATTACTACCGCATCGCGCATGGGTAATCTGCAAAAAGGGCACGGCATTGCATTTGCCGATCTGAGGAATAACGGAAAGCAGGACATCTTTGCCGAAATGGGAGGTGCTTATATAGGCGATTCTTATACCAGTTCGTTGTATTTAAACCCAGGTAATAATAACAATTGGATAAGCCTTAAGCTAATAGGTGTAAAATCAAATAAAGCTGCTATTGGCAGCCACATAAAATTAACATTTTCCGAAAATGGCGTAAAAAGATCAGTCTATAAAGATGTTAATTCTGGCGGCAGTTTTGGGTCGTCGCCGCTTAAACAGGAGATCGGCATTGGTAAAACAACCGTTATTTCCGAAATTGAAATAACATGGGCCGGCAGCGGAACTATACAACGGTTTAAAAATGTATTGCCCAATCAGTTTCTGCAAATTACCGAGGGTGATAATCGTTATAGCGTTAATAAGCTGGCTAAATTAACTTTTATGGATAAATCGGCCCCGTTTTGTATGCCCGTGAATGCAAAAATTAAATAA
- a CDS encoding DUF3179 domain-containing (seleno)protein — MHQEPAAALQQNNVEETAKGRRNKSYLFWAGFIFLLLPGLVHAYLLMPFPGSQNLNAITVSYYLEKIVLPIRILGGFLIVWYAIFYFKNNTTRNKISKATILGLGLVSFYFTDFKFSAERMFEEPQSVKFANFVNNSVPESAVIIGVVSNGVAKAYPLIYLGYHHKIQDNVGGQPVLVTYCTMCRSGRVYNPVINGKRQTFRLVGARHYNAVIEDDATKTWWYQANGKAAVGRLKGSRLQELPYEQSTLAAWINKHPGSLILQPDHHYTDGYNELKNYDRLQAVDKDSTLKNKDSLMRKSWVVGLVVNGQAKAYDWRRLFKKQLLNDDFNQANLLLILEKDSVTYHSFNRSVNGKVLHFDLNKSGQLTDKETASLWDWDGLSTSGVLKGNRLTKVQSYQEYWHSWRQFHPNTSFWE; from the coding sequence ATGCATCAAGAACCCGCAGCTGCGTTACAGCAAAATAACGTAGAAGAAACCGCTAAGGGGCGTCGTAACAAATCGTACCTTTTTTGGGCAGGTTTTATATTTTTATTACTGCCCGGCCTGGTTCATGCTTATTTACTAATGCCATTTCCGGGGAGCCAGAATTTAAACGCTATTACCGTATCTTATTATCTTGAAAAAATAGTTCTCCCTATTCGGATTTTGGGTGGTTTCTTAATTGTTTGGTATGCGATCTTTTACTTTAAAAATAACACTACCCGTAATAAAATTAGCAAAGCCACCATTTTAGGGCTCGGTCTTGTAAGCTTTTACTTTACCGACTTTAAATTTAGTGCCGAGCGTATGTTTGAAGAGCCACAGAGCGTTAAGTTTGCAAATTTTGTTAATAACAGCGTGCCCGAAAGCGCTGTGATCATTGGTGTAGTCAGCAATGGCGTAGCCAAAGCATACCCGTTAATTTATTTGGGTTATCACCATAAAATACAGGATAATGTGGGCGGCCAGCCTGTGTTGGTTACCTACTGTACCATGTGCCGCAGCGGCAGGGTATATAACCCTGTTATTAACGGCAAAAGGCAAACTTTTAGATTAGTAGGAGCAAGGCATTATAATGCTGTTATTGAAGATGATGCCACAAAAACGTGGTGGTACCAGGCTAATGGCAAGGCAGCGGTTGGCCGGCTGAAAGGCAGCCGGTTGCAGGAGCTACCATACGAACAATCTACATTGGCAGCATGGATCAATAAGCATCCCGGCTCGCTAATACTGCAGCCGGACCATCATTATACGGATGGCTATAACGAACTTAAAAATTACGACAGGTTGCAAGCTGTAGATAAAGACAGCACATTAAAGAATAAAGACTCGCTTATGCGGAAGAGTTGGGTGGTTGGCCTGGTTGTAAACGGGCAGGCAAAAGCTTACGATTGGCGGCGCTTGTTTAAGAAGCAGCTTTTGAACGATGATTTTAACCAGGCCAACCTGTTGCTGATATTAGAAAAGGATAGTGTTACCTACCACAGCTTTAACAGATCTGTAAATGGCAAAGTATTGCATTTTGACCTTAATAAATCAGGGCAGCTAACCGACAAGGAAACGGCTTCATTATGGGATTGGGATGGCCTATCAACATCTGGCGTCCTCAAGGGGAACCGGCTAACCAAAGTGCAATCATATCAGGAATACTGGCATTCATGGAGGCAATTTCATCCCAATACATCTTTCTGGGAATAA
- a CDS encoding universal stress protein produces MEKILVTTDMSSNSKSAVRLAIKQAVARGAELDILYVYYLIKPFNWTPLAFDVYSAEYKKKTFKELSSFFKRILHEAGDPSVSYKLVLVSDINTTEGIISYALENNCSFICIATRGAGNIKKLFGTHTSKLIGKSPVPVLAVPSNYRLRPLHKILYASDITDYERELKQVVAFARPIGAMIRLLHIRQSYEFTLDPDIVSPSLKKRLNYDIDILTTEREVSNTLLDDIGTVLKKVKPDILVLFTRQHRSLTDKLISSSNAKNSSFESKIPLLTFPKVAD; encoded by the coding sequence ATGGAAAAGATACTTGTAACAACTGATATGTCTTCAAACTCGAAGTCTGCTGTACGGTTAGCCATTAAGCAGGCTGTAGCCAGAGGCGCGGAACTGGACATTTTATACGTATATTATTTAATAAAGCCCTTTAACTGGACCCCATTGGCATTTGATGTATATAGTGCTGAGTATAAAAAGAAAACTTTCAAGGAATTATCCTCGTTTTTCAAACGCATTTTGCATGAGGCCGGAGACCCGTCCGTATCCTATAAATTGGTACTTGTGAGCGATATCAACACTACGGAAGGAATTATCAGTTATGCCCTGGAAAACAATTGTTCGTTCATTTGCATTGCTACGCGGGGAGCAGGGAATATCAAAAAATTGTTTGGCACACACACCAGCAAGCTTATCGGTAAGTCGCCGGTACCAGTGCTTGCGGTACCCAGCAATTACCGCCTCCGGCCGCTTCATAAAATTCTGTATGCAAGTGATATTACCGACTACGAACGCGAACTAAAACAGGTGGTGGCATTTGCCAGGCCGATCGGTGCAATGATCCGGCTTTTGCATATCAGGCAGTCTTACGAGTTTACGCTGGACCCGGACATCGTATCACCATCTCTGAAAAAGCGGCTCAATTACGATATTGATATTTTGACCACGGAAAGGGAAGTCTCGAACACCCTTTTGGACGATATAGGCACGGTGTTAAAAAAAGTTAAGCCAGATATACTTGTTTTATTTACCCGCCAGCACAGGTCCCTTACAGATAAGTTGATTTCTTCGTCGAATGCTAAAAATTCTTCCTTTGAAAGCAAGATACCTTTATTAACTTTCCCTAAAGTGGCTGATTAG